In a single window of the Terrirubrum flagellatum genome:
- a CDS encoding ABC transporter ATP-binding protein yields MHAPLSASAIAPLLTVEDVTLQYKTPDAVVTATRRVSFDVYPSDRFVLLGPSGCGKSTLLKAIGGYLTPVGGHIRLKGQEVAGPGPDRMMVFQEFDQLLPWKTVLENVIFALTSSGRADYAAAQQRARAYIDKVGLTKFADSYPHMLSGGMKQRVAIARGMAMEPDVLLMDEPFAALDALTRRKMQDELLRLWDDTHFTVLFVTHSIEEAIRVGTRILLLSPHPGEVKAELNSVPPEQMGTGAQAALETRINDMLFAAH; encoded by the coding sequence ATGCACGCGCCCCTCAGCGCGAGCGCGATTGCGCCGCTTTTGACCGTCGAAGACGTGACGTTGCAGTACAAGACGCCCGACGCCGTGGTGACGGCGACGCGCCGCGTCTCGTTTGACGTCTACCCCTCTGATCGCTTCGTCCTGCTTGGCCCCTCCGGCTGTGGAAAATCGACCTTGCTCAAGGCGATTGGCGGCTATCTCACGCCTGTTGGCGGCCATATTCGCCTCAAGGGCCAGGAAGTCGCAGGACCCGGTCCTGACCGCATGATGGTGTTTCAGGAGTTCGATCAGCTCCTGCCCTGGAAGACCGTGCTTGAGAATGTGATCTTCGCGCTGACATCAAGCGGCCGCGCCGACTATGCTGCAGCGCAGCAACGCGCTCGCGCCTATATCGACAAGGTAGGACTGACGAAATTCGCCGACAGCTATCCGCATATGCTCTCGGGCGGCATGAAGCAGCGCGTCGCCATCGCGCGCGGCATGGCGATGGAGCCGGACGTGCTGCTCATGGACGAGCCGTTCGCGGCGCTCGATGCGCTGACGCGCCGCAAGATGCAGGATGAGCTTCTGCGGCTGTGGGACGACACGCATTTCACCGTGCTGTTCGTGACGCACTCCATCGAAGAGGCGATCCGCGTCGGCACGCGCATTCTCCTGCTGTCGCCGCATCCGGGCGAGGTGAAAGCCGAGCTCAACAGCGTGCCCCCCGAGCAGATGGGAACCGGCGCGCAGGCGGCGCTGGAAACGCGCATCAACGACATGCTGTTCGCGGCGCACTGA
- a CDS encoding response regulator transcription factor, translating to MRVLVVEDTADIAEAVVMRLEKIGHAVDWETDGRTASELLLAQAYDLVILDLTLPGEDGLNVLKGLRARRVKTPVLIITARSAVDERISALDLGADDYLIKPFDYGELEARARALLRRSAGLSDNMLRVGPLAIDRAGRVASIGDRPLNLTRRELTVLEILAARPERIVPKEELVEQLFNFDQEPSANAVEQFIARLRRKLADAPIEIRTLRGLGYQLAVA from the coding sequence TTGCGCGTTCTTGTGGTCGAAGACACCGCCGATATCGCCGAGGCCGTCGTGATGCGGCTGGAGAAGATCGGCCACGCCGTCGACTGGGAGACCGACGGCCGCACCGCCTCGGAGCTGCTTCTCGCGCAGGCCTATGACCTCGTCATCCTCGACCTGACATTGCCTGGCGAGGACGGCCTCAATGTCCTGAAGGGGCTGCGAGCGCGGCGCGTGAAGACGCCGGTTTTGATCATCACCGCGCGTTCGGCTGTGGACGAGCGCATCAGCGCGCTCGATCTTGGCGCCGATGACTATCTCATCAAGCCTTTCGATTATGGCGAGCTGGAAGCGCGGGCGCGGGCGCTGCTGCGTCGCAGCGCCGGCCTCTCCGACAACATGCTGCGCGTCGGCCCGCTCGCCATCGATCGCGCCGGCCGCGTCGCCAGCATCGGCGATCGGCCGCTCAATCTCACGCGACGCGAACTGACCGTGCTCGAAATCCTCGCCGCGCGTCCCGAGCGGATCGTGCCGAAAGAAGAACTCGTCGAGCAGCTCTTCAATTTCGATCAGGAGCCCAGCGCCAACGCGGTCGAGCAATTCATCGCGCGTCTCAGGCGCAAGCTCGCGGACGCGCCGATCGAGATCAGGACGCTGCGCGGATTGGGATATCAGCTTGCAGTTGCGTGA
- a CDS encoding ABC transporter permease: MTDLLTFRPELIRDVNSSDAPVIAKSLSFAERVYRLGFVRKTLILAVLAVVWEIYGRWLGNPLLFPTFGETIQAFASNMANGVIPQRMLVSLQTLIIGYGIGVALAALLTTLAIGSRIGADLLETLTSMFNPLPAIALLPLALIWFGLGVGSVIFVLVHSVLWAIALNTHAGFRSVSNTLRMVGQNYGLRGLKLVRYILIPAAFPAILTGLKVGWAFAWRTLIAAELVFGVSSGSGGLGWFIYENRNQLETANVFAGLFTVILIGLFVENIIFATIERRTIRRWGMQH, translated from the coding sequence ATGACCGATCTCCTGACCTTCCGGCCGGAACTCATTCGCGACGTCAATTCGAGCGACGCTCCTGTCATCGCGAAGTCCCTGAGCTTCGCCGAGCGCGTCTATCGTCTGGGCTTCGTGCGCAAAACGCTCATCCTCGCCGTGCTTGCGGTCGTCTGGGAAATCTACGGCCGCTGGCTCGGCAATCCCCTGCTGTTTCCGACCTTCGGCGAGACCATCCAGGCCTTCGCAAGCAACATGGCGAACGGCGTCATTCCGCAGCGCATGCTGGTGTCGTTGCAGACGCTGATCATCGGTTACGGCATCGGCGTCGCGCTTGCCGCATTGCTGACGACGCTGGCGATCGGCTCGCGCATTGGCGCCGATCTGCTCGAAACCTTGACCTCGATGTTCAATCCACTGCCGGCGATCGCGCTCTTGCCGCTGGCGCTGATCTGGTTCGGGCTTGGCGTCGGCAGCGTGATCTTCGTGCTTGTTCACTCCGTGCTGTGGGCCATCGCGCTCAACACCCATGCGGGTTTCCGCTCGGTGTCGAACACGCTGCGCATGGTCGGCCAGAATTATGGTCTGCGCGGCCTCAAGCTCGTGCGCTACATCCTCATTCCCGCCGCTTTTCCCGCGATCCTTACGGGCTTGAAGGTTGGCTGGGCTTTCGCCTGGCGCACATTGATCGCGGCGGAGCTGGTCTTCGGCGTGTCGTCGGGTTCGGGCGGGCTTGGCTGGTTCATCTATGAGAACCGCAATCAGCTTGAGACGGCGAACGTCTTCGCCGGCCTGTTCACCGTGATCCTGATCGGCCTGTTCGTCGAGAATATCATCTTCGCGACGATCGAGCGCAGGACCATCCGTCGCTGGGGCATGCAACACTGA
- a CDS encoding carboxypeptidase M32 produces MTAYASLAGHFGRIAAMSNAIGVLQWDSDAMMPKGAAGSRAESMALLRVLQHEMAVDPRIGDWLAEAEQDNRLDDWERANLREIRREWIAQTALPANLVEASSKAISACEMAWRQARADSDFAALLPYLTEVLKLEREIGAAKGAKLGLSTYDALLNDNEPGGRSAKIDELFDDLAAFLPDFIERAIAAQTRRSQPAALNGPFPVESQRQLGLKMMKALGYDFERGRLDVSTHPFCGGADNDVRITTRYDEADFTKALMGVIHETGHALYEQGRPAAYLNQPVSRARGMSLHESQSLLMEMQACRSHEFFMFAAPSMREAFGGSGPAWEPEALWRRYTKVERGFIRVEADEVTYPAHVILRYRLEKALIADEMSLAELPAAWNAGMKELLGIVPPNDRLGCLQDIHWPSGAWGYFPTYTLGAMTAAQLFEAACKAEPETLPRIARGDFAPLIAWLRANIHSQGSRYETDELLARATGRPLDANIFKAHLARRYLDAA; encoded by the coding sequence ATGACCGCCTACGCCTCTCTCGCCGGCCATTTCGGCCGTATCGCCGCGATGTCGAACGCCATCGGCGTGCTGCAATGGGACAGCGATGCGATGATGCCGAAAGGCGCCGCGGGCTCGCGGGCTGAAAGCATGGCGCTGTTGCGCGTGCTCCAGCATGAAATGGCGGTCGACCCTCGCATCGGAGACTGGCTGGCCGAGGCGGAGCAGGACAACCGCCTCGATGATTGGGAACGGGCCAATCTGCGCGAGATCCGACGAGAATGGATCGCGCAAACGGCGCTGCCCGCCAATCTGGTGGAAGCCTCGAGCAAGGCGATCTCGGCCTGCGAAATGGCCTGGCGGCAGGCGCGCGCCGATTCCGACTTCGCTGCTCTACTGCCCTATCTCACGGAGGTTCTGAAGCTCGAGCGTGAGATCGGCGCCGCAAAAGGCGCGAAGCTCGGTCTCTCAACCTACGACGCGCTGCTCAATGACAATGAACCCGGCGGACGTTCGGCGAAGATCGACGAGTTGTTCGACGATCTCGCCGCCTTCCTCCCCGATTTCATCGAGCGGGCGATCGCGGCGCAGACGCGGCGGTCGCAGCCTGCCGCCTTGAACGGCCCCTTCCCGGTCGAATCCCAACGCCAGCTCGGCCTCAAAATGATGAAGGCGCTCGGCTATGATTTCGAGCGCGGCCGGCTTGACGTTTCAACGCATCCCTTCTGCGGCGGCGCCGATAACGACGTGCGCATCACCACGCGCTACGATGAAGCCGATTTCACCAAGGCGCTGATGGGCGTGATCCATGAGACCGGCCATGCGCTCTATGAGCAGGGGCGCCCCGCAGCTTATTTGAATCAACCCGTCAGCCGCGCGCGCGGCATGAGCCTGCATGAGAGCCAGTCGCTGCTGATGGAGATGCAGGCTTGTCGCAGCCACGAGTTTTTCATGTTCGCGGCGCCGTCGATGCGCGAGGCCTTCGGCGGCTCCGGCCCTGCCTGGGAGCCCGAGGCGCTGTGGCGGCGCTACACGAAAGTGGAGCGCGGCTTCATCCGCGTCGAGGCGGACGAGGTGACTTATCCCGCGCACGTCATCCTGCGCTATCGGCTGGAAAAGGCGTTGATTGCTGATGAGATGTCGCTTGCGGAGCTTCCAGCCGCCTGGAACGCAGGGATGAAGGAGTTGCTCGGGATTGTCCCGCCCAACGACCGGCTTGGTTGTCTGCAGGACATCCATTGGCCGAGCGGCGCGTGGGGTTATTTCCCGACCTATACGCTTGGCGCGATGACGGCCGCCCAGCTCTTTGAAGCGGCCTGCAAGGCGGAGCCCGAGACGCTGCCGCGCATCGCCCGCGGCGATTTCGCGCCGCTGATCGCGTGGCTGCGCGCGAATATCCATTCTCAGGGTTCGCGCTACGAGACTGATGAGCTTCTCGCGCGCGCCACGGGCCGGCCGCTCGACGCCAACATCTTCAAGGCGCATCTCGCGCGTCGCTATCTCGATGCGGCGTGA
- a CDS encoding DUF2161 domain-containing phosphodiesterase: METSLYPPVKKFLEGLGYAVKGEIGGCDLVGLRGGETPVVVICELKMSFNLELVLQAVDRATASDEVWLAAQTSKKGNGRERDARFRNLCRRLGFGMLGVSPAGKVDVILSPTAPTPRKDAKRRSRLVEEHNRRKGDPVAGGGSRAPIMTAYRQRALACAAAMANGPQRTRDLRGSAPDAAKILLNNVYGWFARAERGVYELTQAGRAALVRWPQETDGADRATTIARAEERSVA; the protein is encoded by the coding sequence CTGGAGACGTCGCTCTATCCGCCCGTCAAAAAGTTCCTCGAAGGACTCGGCTACGCCGTGAAAGGGGAGATCGGCGGTTGCGATCTCGTTGGCCTCAGAGGCGGCGAAACTCCGGTCGTCGTGATCTGCGAATTGAAGATGAGCTTCAATCTCGAACTCGTGCTTCAGGCGGTCGATCGCGCGACGGCGTCCGACGAGGTCTGGCTTGCCGCGCAAACAAGCAAAAAGGGAAATGGCCGTGAGCGCGATGCGCGCTTCCGCAATCTCTGCCGACGACTTGGCTTCGGCATGCTCGGCGTCTCGCCTGCGGGGAAGGTCGATGTGATCCTCAGCCCGACGGCGCCGACGCCGAGAAAGGACGCCAAGCGACGTTCGCGACTTGTGGAAGAGCATAACAGGCGCAAGGGCGATCCTGTCGCCGGCGGCGGCTCGCGCGCGCCCATCATGACGGCCTATCGCCAGCGCGCGCTCGCCTGCGCGGCGGCGATGGCGAATGGGCCGCAACGCACGCGCGATCTGCGCGGCTCTGCTCCCGACGCCGCGAAAATTCTGCTCAATAATGTTTATGGCTGGTTCGCGCGCGCTGAACGCGGCGTCTACGAATTGACGCAGGCCGGCCGCGCGGCGCTTGTGCGCTGGCCGCAGGAAACAGACGGCGCCGATCGCGCAACCACGATCGCTCGCGCGGAGGAACGATCGGTCGCCTGA
- a CDS encoding sensor histidine kinase, translated as MQLRDWRLSLRVRIIASLSAVLAAGAVALGVAAWRSASVAAQQAYDRLLSGGAIQIAENVYVQGEVVALEPPVAAIATLSAYDLVFYKVVDPRGVVVAGYDDLASRAAPAAAQSGVVLEDGDYQGQSVRIATVARRLNDPGPGGWATIVVAQTIDARKALARDLTLNALGVIGGMSLLALVAVGLSVRLALKPLMRIEHEIANRRPDDLRPIETEPPVEVRNLVHAIDDFMRRLADRMSVMQRFIADAAHQIRTPLAALGAQVEMLSSAKPSKGKAEHITRIRERTAELSRLASQLLDHAMVIHRADAASFAPVDLNELAKTVLARAVPLSLAREVDVSFTPASSSLTVDGDAVALREALSNLIDNALAHGARSKLSVTVGADETAAWVEIGDDGDGFAIEDQSKLIRPFEKGGASHGSGLGLSIASEVARAHGGELVFTRRDSLFRVTLRLGREA; from the coding sequence TTGCAGTTGCGTGACTGGCGCCTGTCGCTGCGCGTTCGCATCATCGCGTCCCTCTCGGCGGTGCTTGCGGCGGGCGCCGTCGCGCTCGGCGTCGCCGCCTGGCGATCAGCGTCGGTCGCGGCGCAGCAGGCCTATGATCGGCTGCTAAGCGGCGGCGCGATCCAGATCGCCGAGAATGTCTATGTTCAGGGCGAGGTCGTCGCGCTCGAGCCACCGGTCGCCGCCATTGCAACGCTCTCGGCTTATGATCTCGTATTCTACAAGGTCGTCGATCCCCGTGGAGTCGTTGTCGCGGGCTATGACGATCTCGCATCGCGCGCGGCGCCAGCAGCCGCTCAAAGCGGCGTCGTACTCGAGGACGGCGACTATCAGGGTCAATCTGTGAGGATCGCGACGGTCGCGCGACGCCTCAACGATCCCGGTCCCGGCGGCTGGGCCACCATCGTCGTCGCGCAGACCATAGACGCCCGAAAAGCACTGGCGCGCGATCTCACGCTGAACGCGCTTGGCGTCATCGGCGGCATGAGTCTGCTGGCGCTCGTCGCCGTCGGGCTCTCGGTTCGCCTCGCGTTGAAACCGCTGATGCGGATCGAGCATGAAATCGCCAATCGTCGTCCGGACGATCTGCGCCCGATTGAGACCGAGCCGCCAGTGGAAGTCCGCAATCTCGTTCACGCGATCGATGATTTCATGCGTCGCCTCGCCGACCGGATGAGCGTGATGCAGCGTTTCATCGCCGACGCGGCGCATCAGATACGGACGCCGCTCGCGGCTCTTGGCGCGCAAGTCGAGATGCTTTCCTCTGCAAAACCTTCGAAGGGAAAAGCTGAGCATATCACGCGCATCCGCGAGCGGACGGCGGAGCTGTCACGACTTGCGAGCCAGTTGCTCGATCACGCGATGGTCATCCATCGCGCGGACGCGGCGAGCTTCGCGCCCGTCGATCTCAACGAGCTTGCGAAAACTGTTCTTGCGCGGGCGGTGCCGTTGTCGCTCGCGCGCGAGGTCGATGTGTCTTTCACGCCGGCGTCTTCCTCTTTGACTGTCGATGGCGACGCCGTCGCCCTGCGCGAAGCGCTGTCCAATCTCATCGACAATGCCCTCGCCCATGGCGCTCGCTCGAAGCTTTCCGTGACGGTCGGCGCCGACGAGACCGCCGCATGGGTCGAAATCGGCGACGATGGCGACGGCTTCGCCATCGAAGATCAGTCGAAACTGATCAGACCTTTCGAGAAGGGCGGCGCCTCGCACGGCTCGGGGCTGGGACTGTCGATCGCCAGCGAAGTTGCGCGCGCCCATGGCGGCGAGCTTGTCTTCACGCGGCGCGACTCGTTGTTTCGTGTGACCCTACGTCTGGGGCGTGAAGCCTGA
- a CDS encoding MFS transporter, whose product MSEQTASGEPQERISGLAPFGFPIFRKVWLASLASNLGGLIQSVGAAWLMTSIATSADMVALVQASTSLPVMVFSLASGAIADSFNRRSVMLVAQTFMVTVSTALAACAYFGLITPWLLLLFTFLIGCGTALNNPSWQASVGDMVSRPVLPAAVTLNSVNFNLTRSVGPAIGGVIVAASGAATAFLVNAVSYLPLILTILTWKPAPPPSTLPPESFGQAMTSGLRYVAMSPNIEKVMLRGLVFGSSAIAILALLPLVARDLPGGGPLLYGVLLGCYGVGAVGGAVLGSRMRMTLPNEIIARCAFVGFALCATIVASGLGAWATAPAMMIGGACWVIALSLFNVTVQLSTPRWVLGRALALYQTATFGGMAIGSWIWGLIAARFGVDTALHVAAMVMLIGAAIGFRLPLPAKTSDNLDPLNRWKAPHVALDLRGRSGPVVILIEYKIRQEDTAEFLDAMAERRRTRRRDGARQWELMRDTEKPEVWIESYHVPTWNDYVRHNQRRTQADAGVDDRIRALHSDSEPPRVHRMVVRPTNLPETDPPAKTHADLGH is encoded by the coding sequence ATGAGCGAGCAGACGGCGAGCGGAGAACCGCAAGAGCGCATCTCGGGCCTGGCGCCATTCGGCTTTCCCATTTTCCGGAAAGTCTGGTTGGCCAGCCTTGCCTCCAATCTCGGCGGCCTCATCCAGTCGGTCGGCGCGGCCTGGCTCATGACCTCGATCGCCACGTCAGCAGACATGGTGGCGCTGGTGCAGGCGTCCACCTCTCTGCCCGTGATGGTGTTCTCGCTCGCCTCCGGCGCGATCGCCGACAGCTTCAACAGACGATCCGTGATGCTCGTCGCTCAAACCTTCATGGTGACGGTGTCGACGGCGCTCGCGGCCTGCGCCTATTTCGGCCTGATCACGCCGTGGCTCCTGCTCCTCTTCACCTTCCTCATTGGCTGCGGCACTGCGCTGAACAATCCGTCATGGCAGGCCTCGGTCGGAGACATGGTGTCGCGACCGGTGCTTCCGGCGGCCGTGACGCTGAACAGCGTCAATTTCAACCTGACGCGCAGCGTCGGGCCGGCGATCGGCGGCGTCATCGTCGCGGCCTCAGGCGCGGCGACCGCTTTTCTCGTCAACGCCGTGAGCTACCTCCCGCTCATTCTCACGATCCTGACCTGGAAGCCTGCGCCGCCGCCCAGCACGCTGCCGCCTGAATCCTTCGGACAGGCGATGACGTCGGGCCTGCGCTATGTCGCGATGTCGCCGAACATCGAGAAGGTGATGCTTCGCGGGCTGGTGTTCGGCTCTTCCGCGATTGCGATCCTCGCTCTGCTGCCGCTGGTGGCGCGCGACCTGCCCGGCGGCGGCCCGCTGCTCTACGGCGTTCTGCTCGGCTGCTACGGCGTCGGCGCAGTCGGCGGCGCCGTGCTTGGCAGCCGCATGCGCATGACCCTGCCGAATGAGATCATCGCGCGCTGCGCCTTCGTCGGCTTTGCGCTGTGCGCCACGATCGTCGCATCCGGGCTCGGCGCCTGGGCGACGGCGCCCGCCATGATGATCGGCGGCGCCTGCTGGGTCATCGCGCTCTCGCTCTTCAACGTCACCGTCCAGCTCTCGACGCCGCGCTGGGTGCTCGGGCGGGCGCTCGCGCTCTATCAGACCGCGACATTCGGCGGCATGGCGATCGGAAGCTGGATCTGGGGACTGATCGCGGCGCGATTTGGCGTCGACACGGCGCTGCATGTCGCCGCGATGGTCATGCTGATTGGCGCCGCGATCGGGTTCCGCCTGCCGCTGCCGGCGAAGACGTCGGACAATCTCGATCCGCTCAACCGATGGAAAGCGCCGCATGTCGCGCTCGATCTGCGCGGCAGAAGCGGGCCTGTCGTCATCCTGATCGAATACAAGATCCGGCAGGAAGACACGGCGGAATTCCTCGACGCGATGGCGGAGCGGCGTCGCACCCGTCGGCGCGACGGCGCGCGTCAGTGGGAATTGATGCGCGACACCGAGAAGCCGGAAGTGTGGATTGAATCCTATCATGTTCCCACCTGGAACGATTATGTCCGCCACAATCAGCGGCGCACCCAGGCCGACGCGGGCGTCGATGATCGCATCAGGGCGCTGCATTCCGACTCTGAGCCGCCGCGGGTTCACCGCATGGTCGTGCGGCCGACCAATCTCCCAGAGACTGATCCGCCGGCGAAGACGCATGCTGATCTCGGCCACTGA
- a CDS encoding ABC transporter substrate-binding protein, translating to MMLRTLFRTAFVAAAIGASLGAGSAQAEVKEVRVSKGFGILYLPLVVMQDQQFLEKRAKEAGLGDIKVTWLMLDGGNVINDAMMAGTLDFAGTGAPGFITLWAKAKGIPNVEVVGVSGMSSVSLWLMSNKPELKSLKDFTGTDKIALPGIKTSLAAVVLQMIAAKEFGPENYAKMDPMTVSLPHPEALAALIGGKTEIKAHFTSPPFQYLEAKAAGVHRVLNSVDYLGNLTLDVTFAPKKFVDANPKMTQAFIDAMDDSNALIAKDKKLAAEIFARSSKVKVDAAEVQEMIEDKDARFTTTPEGVMQFAEFMHKAGSIKLKPAKWSDMFVPQLVSRPGS from the coding sequence ATGATGTTGAGGACTCTGTTCAGAACCGCGTTTGTCGCGGCGGCGATCGGCGCCTCGCTTGGCGCGGGGTCAGCGCAAGCCGAAGTGAAGGAAGTCCGCGTCTCCAAGGGATTCGGCATTCTCTACCTGCCGCTCGTGGTGATGCAGGACCAGCAGTTTCTGGAAAAGCGCGCCAAGGAGGCGGGCCTCGGCGACATCAAGGTCACATGGCTGATGCTCGATGGCGGCAACGTCATCAATGACGCGATGATGGCGGGCACGCTCGATTTCGCCGGCACCGGCGCGCCGGGCTTCATCACGCTCTGGGCCAAGGCGAAGGGCATTCCCAATGTCGAGGTCGTCGGCGTCTCCGGCATGAGCTCGGTCTCATTGTGGTTGATGTCAAACAAACCGGAGTTGAAATCGCTGAAGGACTTCACCGGAACCGACAAGATCGCCTTGCCCGGCATCAAGACGTCGCTTGCGGCGGTCGTGCTTCAGATGATCGCGGCGAAAGAATTCGGCCCCGAGAATTATGCGAAGATGGATCCGATGACGGTGAGCCTGCCGCATCCGGAGGCGCTCGCGGCTCTGATTGGCGGCAAGACCGAGATCAAGGCGCATTTCACCTCGCCGCCCTTCCAGTATCTCGAGGCGAAGGCCGCTGGCGTTCATCGCGTTCTCAACTCGGTCGATTATCTCGGCAATCTCACGCTCGACGTGACTTTCGCGCCGAAGAAGTTTGTCGACGCCAATCCCAAGATGACGCAAGCCTTCATCGACGCGATGGACGACTCCAACGCGCTCATCGCCAAAGACAAGAAGCTCGCCGCCGAGATCTTCGCCCGCAGCTCGAAGGTGAAGGTCGACGCCGCCGAGGTTCAGGAGATGATCGAGGACAAGGACGCGCGCTTCACCACGACGCCGGAGGGCGTGATGCAGTTCGCTGAATTCATGCACAAGGCCGGCTCGATCAAGCTGAAGCCCGCGAAATGGAGCGACATGTTCGTGCCTCAGCTCGTCAGCCGCCCGGGAAGCTGA